From the Micromonospora echinospora genome, the window CCTTGGTGTAGCCCCGCTCGGGGTAGATCACCCGGTCCGGGCTGCTCAGTCGTACGGTGTGCCCGGCCACCTCGATCTCGACCGCCGATGCCTTCGTGCCACCCATGCCGCGACCATATGCCACACCGGTGACAGAGGACCTATTCTTGCCGGGTGAGTCTTTCCGAGAGCGAACTGCCCCGCACCGAGGACGAGTGGCGCGTCCGGCTCAGTCCGGAGGAGTTCCGGGTGCTGCGCCAGGCCGGCACCGAGCGCCCCTGGACCGGCGAGTACGTCGACACCAAGACCCCCGGCGTCTACCACTGCCGGGCCTGTGGCGTGGAACTCTTCTCCAGCGACACCAAGTTCGACTCGCACTGCGGCTGGCCGAGCTTCGACGACGCGCTGCCGGGTGCGGTCAAGGAGATCCCGGACAACACCCTCGGCATGCGGCGCACCGAGATCCGCTGCGCGCGCTGCGACAGCCACCTGGGGCACGTCTTCCACGGCGAGGGCTTCACCCCGAAGGACACCCGGCACTGCGTCAACTCGGTGTCCATCCGGCTGGAGCCACGCGAGGGCTGAGCCGCGAGGGCTCTGAGCCGCCCGCACCGGGCCACCCGACCGGACGCTTCTCCTCCGTTCCGCCACCAGGCCGTCGTCCGATGGCGCACCCTCAGGGCATGACTGTCGGTGGGGGGTTCCGTCATGGCGACCTGTGAGGTCTGCGGCAACGACTACTGGATGGCGTTCGAGGTCCGGACGGTCAGCGGTGACTCGCACACCTTCGACTCGTTCGAGTGCGCGGTGCACAAGCTGGCACCGGTGTGCGAGCACTGCCAACTGAAGATCGTCGGGCACGGCGTCGAGGTGTCCGGCCGTTTCTTCTGCTCGGCGCACTGCGCCCGTACCGTCGAGGGTGAGCGGGCCGCCGCGATCAGCGACACGGTCGGTGCCCGTCCGGGCTGACGGGCACCGGGCGCGACCACCGCGGCCCGTGCGTGTCGCACCGACCGTCGCGGTGGCCGCGTCCGGCGGTACGCGTCAGGGCGTCGACGCCCGCGATCCGTACCCGTACTCGGAGACCACCTCGCCGTCGGGTCCCCGCAGGGCCGCGCGGTCGCCCTTGTCGTTCCAGATCGGGCGTCCGCTGCCGTAGGAGAAGCCGCCCCACTCGGGGTGGTGCTGGTTGGTGTAGATCCTGATCCGCTGCCCCGGCTGGAGCACGGTGCCGGGCGGGAACCCGAAGTCCTGGCCGGCGTCGTCGGCCCCGAGCGTCCAGCCGCTGATGTTCGCGGCCACGGTGCCCCGGTTGACGATCTCGACGTACTCGTCCGCCTGGGTGTACTTCACGTCGCCCCGGTGGCGCACGGTGGTGATGACCACGTCCGGTCGGCCGGCACGGGCGAAGATCGCGACGATGTCCGCGCTGTTCGCGCCGTTCTCCGGGCTGACGAACGTCCGGACGACCTGGCCGCCCCGCTTGAAGCCGCTGATCACCACGCCGTACTCAACCCCGTCGATCGTCACGGTCTCCGGCGAGACGAACGTCGGCAGGTCGACCACGTCGTCCGGGGTCGGCCCGTTGTTCGGGGTCTCATTGTGGTGGAAGCGGAAGCTGAAGTCCGACTCGGTGCCGTCCTCGAAGGCGACCCGCACGACGAGGTCCACGTCGAACTGCTGCGCCGGCATGCCCACGATGGGGAAGTTCTCGTGCGTGTACGTGCCGAGGGTGAACTCGGTGCCGTCGGTCTGCACCTCGACGGAGCCGCCGCGGAAGACGTATCCGCTCTGGCCGGAGCCGGCCGGAGTGCCCCACCGGACGTGTTCGGTACCGAGTCCGTTGAGGTTCGGCGGGCTGACGCTCAGGGACGACCAACTGCCGGTCGTCAGGGCAGTGCTCATACAACCTCCATCGACGCCACCAATTCGGACTTTTCCGCACACAATGATATTTGTAGATTATTAACGGCATGCGAAGGCTGTCCGACTGGCGACACTGGCTTGCGTCCGAGCCGGGCCAGGCCTCCAGGCACCCGACGGACCGGTGGCACTAGCCTGGCGGGATGCTGCCCCGCACCCCCGTCCTCCGGGTCTCCCCGTTCGCCGACCTGGACACCCGCACCTTCCACGACCTGCTGAAACTACGCATCGACGTGTTCGTGGTGGAGCAGGCGTGCGCCTATCCGGAACTCGACGGGCGGGACGTCGAACCGGGCACCCGGCATCTCTGGCTGGCCGAGGACGGCGTGCCGGTGGCGTACCTGCGGATCCTGGCCGACCCGGGCGGGGTCGAGCGGATCGGCCGGGTCGTGGTGGCCCCGGCGGCGCGCGGCGGTGGCCACGCCGGGCGGCTGATGACCGAGGCGCTCGCCGTGGTCGGACACCGCCCGTGCGTCCTGGAGGCGCAGTCGCACCTGGTCGGCTTCTACGCGCGGTACGGCTTCAGCGCCAGCGGCCCGGAGTACGTGGAGGACGGCATCCCGCACACCCCGATGCGCCGGGAGGCCACGTCCTGACCGTCCTGACCGACCTGACCGACCCCCGGCCTCGACGGGTCGGCCGGGGTCGGCGACGGAGCGGATCAGGGCAGGGCGGCGACGATGTCGGCGATCGAGCGGCGACGACCGGTGTAGAAGGGGATCTCCTCGCGGACGTGCCGGCGGGCCCGGGAGGCGCGCAGGTCCCGCATCAGGTCCACGATCCGGTGCAGCTCGTCGGCCTCGAACGCCAGCATCCACTCGTAGTCGCCGAGGGCGAACGAGGCGACCGTGTTCGCCCGGACGTCCGGGTAGCCACGGGCCATCCGGCCGTGCTCGGCGAGCAGCTCCCGCCGCTCGGCGTCGGGCAGCAGGTACCACTCGTAGGACCGCACGAACGGGTAGACGCAGACGTACGCCCGTGCCTCCTCGCCGGCCAGGAACGCCGGGATGTGGCTCTTGTTGAACTCCGCCGGCCGGTGCAGCGCCATCTGCGACCAGACCGGGGTCATCGCCCGTCCCAGGGCGGTGCGCCGGAACCGGCCGTACGCGTCCTGGAGGTCGTCGCTGGAGGACGAGTGCCACCAGACCATCAGGTCGGCGTCGGCCCGCAGCCCGGCGACGTCGTAGGTGCCCCGGACCACGACGTCCTTGCCGGCCAGCTCCTCGACGAGGGCGTCGGCCTCGGCGACGACGTTGTCCCGCAGGGCCGGCAGCGGGCCGGTGGCCCGGAACACCGACCACATCGTGTAGCGGATGCTGTCGTTCAGCTCCCGCAGCCGCGCCGCGTTGGTCTGCTCGGTCTGCTCGGTCATGTCGCCGGTCCTCCCAGTGCACTGATGATCTCTTCGGCCGCCGTCTCGCCGGACCGCACGCAGACCGGGATGCCCACCCCGTCGTACCCGGCCCCGGCCAGGGCCAGCGTCGGGTGATCCGCCCGCAGCGCCGTCCGGGCCGCCGCCACCCGGTCGGAGTGTCCCGGGGTGTACTGCGGCAGCGCGCCACCCCACCGTTGCACGTGGCTGGCCAGTGGCGTCGGCAGCGCCGTGCCGAGCACCCCGGACAGCTCCCGGTGCACGGTGGCGACCAGGTCGGCGTCGGAGAGCTGCAACTGCCGCTCCTCGCCGTACCGGCCGACCGAGGCGCGTACCAGCGCCACCCCGTCCGGCCGGCGCAGGTGCCCCCACTTGGTGGTGAAGAAGGTGGCCGCCTTGATCAGCAGCCCCTCGGTGCCGGGCACCAGGAAGCCGGAGAGGGCGGGCAGCTCCGGCTCGGGCAGGGCCAGGGTGACCAGGGCGACGCTGGCGTAGTCCAGCCCACCGATCCGGGTGGCCACCGCCGGGGCCACCTCGGCGAGCAGTCGCGCCGCCGGACGGGCCGGCACGGCCAGCACCACCGCGTCGACCTCGACGGACTCCGGGTCCCGGGTCGGGCCCACGGTCAGCCGCCACCGCCCGCCCAGCGGGGTGAGGTCGCGGACCGTCGCGCCGAGCCGGATCGTCGCCCCACTGGCCGTCGCCGCCGCCTCGACCAGCCGGCTCATCCCGCCGGCCAGCGCGCCGAAGACCGGCGCCCCGGGGGCCCGGGGCGCGGCGGCCTGCGCCGCCCGGACCGCCCCGGTGAGGGTGTGCGCCACCCGGGCCGCGCGGGCCAGCGCCGGCATGGTGGTGACCAGGGAGAGGTCGTCGGCGCGTCCGGCGTAGACGCCGCCGAGCATCGGATCGACCAGCCGGTCCACCACCTGGTCGCCGAGGCGGGCCCGGACCAGCGCGCCGACCGCGACGTCCTCGTCCGGGCCGAGCAGCGGCTCACCGCCGTCGGCGTCGGCCGCCGCGGTGGGCTCGGCCACCGTCGCCACCTTCTCCAGATCCCCCGGTACGCCCACCAGCGTGCCGCCCGGGATCGGGCGCAGTCCCCCGTCGACGGCGAGCGCGGCCTGCCCGACGGTCGGGTGCACGATCTCGGCGTCGAGTCCGAGCCGACGGACCAGGGCCACCGCCCCGGACTCGCCGCCGGCCGGGTCACGCATCAGGAACGACTCCGCGCCGAACTCCACCGGTCCGCCGGCCAGACTGCTGGTGCGCAGCTTGCCGCCGAGCGCGCCGGACTGCTCATACACGGTGACGTCGGTGCCGGCGGGCGCGCGGTCGCGCAACCGGACGGCTGCGGCCAGCCCGGTGATGCCACCGCCGATGACCGCGATCCGCCACGGTCGCCGCATCGTCGCCTCCGGTCAGTCGACGGGCCGCGCGGACACCTCGTGCACCAGCGCGACCACCCGGGTCAGCACGTCGGGGTCGGTCTCCGGCAGGACGCCGTGACCGAGGTTGAAGACGTGACCGGGAGCGGCCCGGCCCTCGTCGAGGATGCGCCGCACCTCGGCCTCGACCACCGGCCAGGGGGCGAAGAGCACGCACGGGTCGAGGTTGCCCTGGACCGCCCGGTCCGGACCGATCCGCTGCGTGGCGACGTCCAGCGGGGTACGCCAGTCCACGCCGACCACATCGGCGCCGGCCTCCCCCATCGCGGTCAGCAGCTCGGCGGTGCCCACCCCGAAGTGGATCCGGGGCACCCCGGCGTCGGCCAGCCCGGCCAGCACCTTCGCCGAGTGCGGCTGCACGTAGCGGCGGTAGTCGGCCTCGGACAGCGCGCCGGCCCACGAGTCGAAGAGCTGCACCGCCGAGACCCCGGCGGCGACCTGCACCCGCAGGAACGCCAGCGTCACCTCGGCGAGCCGGCCGCAGAGCGCGTGCCACAGCTCGGGGTCGCCGTACATCAGCGCCTTGGTCTTCGCGTGGGTCCGCGACGGGCCGCCCTCGACCAGGTAGCTGGCCAGGGTGAACGGCGCGCCGGCGAACCCGATCAGCGGGGTGTCGCCCAGCTCGGCGACGAGCAGCCGGACCGCCTCGTCGACGTACGAGACGTCGTCGACGGTGATCGGTCGGATCCGGTCGACGTCGGCGCGGCTGCGGACCGGCTCGGCGACCACCGGGCCGGTGCCCGGCACGATGTCCAGGTCGACGCCGGCCGCCGCGACCGGCACCACGATGTCGCTGAACAGGATCGCCGCGTCCACGCCGTGCCGGTGGACCGGCTGGAGGGTGATCTCGGCGACCAGCTCGGGACGGCGGCAGGACTCCAGCATCGCCACGTTGGCCCGGATCTCGCGGTACTCCGGCAGCGACCGCCCGGCCTGCCGCATGAACCAGACCGGCGTGTGCGGGCCGGGGCGCCGACGACAGGCCCGGACGAAGGGCGAGTCGACGGTGCGGGCTGCTCCGCCCACGCTCGGGCGGGTGTCTCCGTCTCGGGCAGCGCCGCCCGCGGTGGTGGTGGTCATCGCCGCAATCGTGCCACGTCCACCGTCACCGCCGGTCGCCCGGGTTGCGAAGGACACGCCCGCGAGAGCCACCGGACGATCACGCTGCGCGTTCGGCGGTGGCCGGGGCGGCGACGAGCGGCCCGGTGCCGGCGCGCCGTCCGCCAGCCGGACGTGGCGGCGGCTTAGGCTGCCCGCATGTCCCCTCCGATCGCGCTTCCGGAGACCTTCGCCCGCGCGGTCGCCGGGTTGCGGTCGGTGGCGACCCGGCCCGAGATCGTGATGGAGGAGGTGGGCGCTCCGAAGCGCCTCGCCCCGTTCGCCTTCGCCCTCTCCGCCACCGTGCTGCGCGACGACGACGAGGTCGCCACCGGGCGACTGATCCTGCTCCACGACCCGGCGGGGCACGAGGCGTGGCAGGGCGTGCTACGGCTGGTCAGTTACGTCACCGCGGACCTGGAGTCCGACCTCGCCGCCGATCCGCTGCTGCCCGGGGTGGGCTGGACCTGGCTGACCGACGCGTTGGAGGCCCAGGACGCCGGCCACCGGGCGCTCGGCGGCACGGTCACCCAGACCATGTCCACCCGGTTCGGCGACCTGGCCGGCCCACCGGCCACGGGGGACATCGAGATCCGGGCCTCGTGGACCCCGCTCGACGACAACCTGGCCCCGCACCTGCACGCCTGGTGCACGCTGCTCGCCTCGACCGCCGGCCTGCCACCGCCGGGGGTGACCGCGCTGGCCGACCGCCGGCCCGCCACCACCGGCTGACGCCGACACCGCGCCACGACGACCGACGGTCCCGGCTGGGCGCCAGCGGCCGCCCCGGTTTCCCATCGCCTGCCGCTGGCCTCGTCCTGGTCACCCCCACCGCTGCGGGCATCCCGACCAGGCCCGTCCGGCCGGGCAAAACGCGTCAGTCCGCAGGCCCGTCGCCGTGACACGACGACCGACCTGCGGACCGACGGGAAGCGCGGTGGGTCAGAGGTACTTCTCGGCCTCGTCGCAGACCGCGTCGAGACCCTTGACGGCCTGGTCATAGGCGGTCTTGTTGTTGGCCGCGGCGGCGGCCAGCGCGGTGGTGAGCTTCTCCAGGCAGCTCGCGATGACCTTCTTCTGCCGGGCCTGCTCGTCGCGGTCGTTCTTGGTGCCGGTGAGGTCCTGCTGGGTGTCGGTCAGCTTGTCCTTGGCGGTCTGCAACTCGCCCTTGAGCTTCTCGATCTCCTTGACCTTGGTGTCCCGGTCGGTCGTCCGGGCGACCAGGTTCTTCTCGGTGCGTTCCAGGTCCCCGCTGGTGTTGAGGTACAGCCCGGTCATCACGCCACCGAGGACGAAGAGCAGGCCGGCCACGATCGCCAGCACGAGCACGGCGCGCCCGCGTCCGCCACCGCCACCGGAGGTGGTCGCCGGCGGCGGGTACCCGGGCGGGCCGGACATCGGCGGGCCGAAGGGCTGGCCGGAGGTGGGCGTGTACTGACCCGGCACCGGCGTGCCGGAGGTCGGGCCGTAGGCGGCCGAAGCCGGCGTCTCGGCCGGCGGCGCGGACTGCGGGTAGCCACCGGGGTAGCCGGGCTGCTGCGGGTACCCGGCGGCAGGAGGCGCGGACTGCGGGTATCCCACCGCGGGCGGCGCGGACTGCGGGTATCCGGTCGCCGGTGGCGCGGACTGCGGGTATCCGGCCGGCGGCTGGGCCGACAGCGTCGGGTCGATACCGAACTGCTGGGTCGGCTCGTGCCCCTGCGGTTCGCGCTGGGAGCCGTACAGCCCGCCGCCGGGGCCGGCCGGCGGCTGCTGCGGATACCCCGGCGGGGGGTACCCGCCGGTGGGTGGCTGGGTCATGGCTACTTCCTCCGAGTGGGCTGGTCCGGCTCCGGCTGACGGGGCGGACCGGGCGGGTGCGGGGCGCGTGGGCGGACGGATCAGCAGATGTCGAAGCCGTCGCACGCAGTCTTGATCGGCACGGCCAGGCCGATGCCCTCGGCGTTGCGGGCCTTGGCGGTGGCGATGCCGACGACCTGCTTGGCGCTGTTGATGACCGGACCCCCGGAGTTGCCGGGGTTGATCGGAGCGTCGAACTGGATCATGTCGCCGCCGCCGTTCTCCGCCTTGCGGAAGGCGCTCACCACCCCCGTGGTGACGCTGTCGGTGAGGCCGAGCGGCGCGCCCACGACGACGATCTGCTGCCCGGACTTCACCGGGGTGGCGGCGGTGACCAGGCCGGTGAACTTGGCCGCCGTCCGCAGGTGGGCGACGTCGTTCTCCTCGTCGACCTTGACGATGGTGGCCGGGAACCGCTGGTCGGTGCGCTCCAGGAACACCTGGCGCTCGCCGCTGGTCCAGAGCGACTCGACCACGTGGTAGTTGGTGAACAGGTTCGCCCCGCCCTCGGAGTTGGGCTTGCCGACGGCGAACGCGGTGCCGGTGGAGGTGCCGGCCCGGACCCGGAAGACGCTGCGCAGCACCGTCTCGGCGATGTCCTCCGGGTTGAACACCGTGCCGGCCTGCTTCTCCAGCTCGTCCGTGCGCTGTTCCACACCGTCGAGGCGGACGCCGTCGCGGTCCTGCGCGGTGGCCAGGTCGCGGCGGGTGTCGCCGAGCCGGTCGTTGAGCACGTGGATCTGGTACGCCTGGACGCCGGACACCAGGACCAGCAGCAGCGCCAGCAGCAGCGCGGCGCGGGGCAGCCATCCGGAGCGCTGGCGGCCGGCGCGCGCGTCGCCGGGGTAGGGGGTGCCCGGGAACGCCGGGCCGGAGGCGGCCGGAGGCTGACCGGGCGACCACGTCGTCGGGGCGGGCGCCGACGGTCCGGCGGCCGACGGGTGCGGCGGTGCCGGCGGTTGCCCGGCCTCACCGGCGGTCGGCCAGGTGCCCCGGGGGGCGGGCACCGCGGCCGGGGCGGCGGCGTAGCCGGCGGCCGGGACGCCCGGGTGTCCCCCGCCGGCCGGGGACTGGCCGGGGATCGGGGCGGCGCCCGCCGGGGGCGCGGGCCAGCCGCCCACCGCCGTGCGTGGCGGTTCCATCCGTGGCGGCAGCGGCCCCGGTCGACTTCCCTGCTCACCGGATCCGGGTGCCGGCCCGACCGGTCCACTGTCCTGCGGCCCGTACCCCGCCGTCATGATTGCCACGTCCTCCCCGGTGAGCGCCTGCCGGCCGGCCACCGGCGCTTCGCCGGCGGTGGGCCCGATGGACCGTACCGGCCCGGAACGACATTGTCTCCCCTCTTGTCCACTCCCCCGACACGGCGGTACCAGGGGCGGCCGCCGACACGCACCGGAGGAGGCTGCGCGCACCCGATCGCCGCGCGCACTAGGGTTGTCAGGTGACCGACGAACCACCCCTGCGCCGTCGGGCCGCCGAACGCCGACCGGGAAACGAACCGCAGCACCCGCCACCGGCCGCGCCGGAGCCGACGGACGCGGGGACCGAAGCGACCGCCGAGCAGCCCGTACCCCTGACCGCCCCCCGGGAGGGCACACCCGCGCCGGCGGCCACATCGGCCGCGCTGGCCGAGGTGGTGGCCCGGTTCGCGGCGGGCACCGGACCGGTGGCCATCGACGCGGAACGCGCCTCCGGATACCGCTACAGCCAGCGCGCCTACCTGGTCCAGCTGCGCCGTGCCGGGGCCGGCACCGTCCTGATCGATCCGCTGCCCCTGCCCGACCTGTCCGCCCTCGACGCGGTGATCGGCCCGGCCGAGTGGGTGCTCCACGCGGCCAGCCAGGACCTGCCCTGCCTGGCCGAGTTGGGGCTGCGCCCGCGTCGGCTGTTCGACACCGAACTGGCCGCGCGGCTGGCCGGATTCGAACGGGTCGGCCTGGCCGCGCTGACCGAACACCTGCTGGGTTACACCCTGGAGAAGCACCACTCGGCGGCGGACTGGTCGAGCCGGCCGCTGCCGGAGTCCTGGCTGACCTACGCCGCCCTGGACGTGGAGCTCCTGGTCGACCTCCGCGACGCGCTCGCCGCCGAGCTGGAACGGCAGGGCAAACAGGAGTGGGCGGCGGAGGAGTTCGCCGCGCTGGTCGCCGCCGGGGCACGACCGCCCCGGGTACGGGCCGAGCCGTGGCGACGCACCTCCGGCATCCACCGGCTGCGCGGCGCGCGTGCTCAGGCGCGGGTCCGGTCGTTGTGGTACGCCCGGGACCAGATCGCCGCCCGCCGGGACGCCGCCCCCGGGCGGGTGCTCCCCGACTCGGCGATCGTCGCCGCCGCCGAGCTGGACCCGAAGGACGAGAAGACGCTGCTGACCCTGCCCGGTTTCGGTGGCCGGTCGGTGCGCCGGCTGGCCCGCACCTGGCTGGCGGCGTTGGAGGACGCCCGGCAGCTGCCCGAGGACGCGCTTCCGGTCACCCCGGCGGTGGAGGGTCCACCTCCGCCGCACCGGTGGGCGGAACGGGACCCGGTGGCCGCCGCGCGGCTGGCCCGGTGTCGCGAGGTGGTGGTCCGGATCGCCGGCGAGCACCGCCTGCCGCCGGAGAACCTGATCGCCCCGGACTCGATCCGCCGGCTGGCCTGGACCCCGCCGGACGAGATCACCGAGGAGACCGTGACCGAGACCCTGCGCGGGTTCGGCGCGCGGAACTGGCAGCTCGGCCTGCTGGTGCGGGAGCTGACCGCCGTCCTGCCCACGCCCTGATGGCGCGCACCCACCCCGGAGGTCCGGGGTGGGTGTGGTGTGGGACACACGGAGGGCACGGGCACGCGTGGTTACCGGTGAGTAGCATGCGAGGAACCACGCCCGTGCCGGCGACCTTCGTTCGGTCCGGCGTGCCGCCTGGCGGCGCGTAGGCCGAATCACGGTCGAAAAGGAGGCTCCAGTGCCCCGTGAAGTTCGGGATGTCGTCTTCGTCGACGGCGTCCGCACCCCGTTCGGCAAGGCGGGTGGCATGTACGCCAACACCCGCGCCGACGACCTGGTCATCCGCTGCATCCGGGAACTGCTGCGACGCAACCCGCAGCTGCCGCCGGAGCGGGTCGAGGAGGTCGCCATCGCCGCCACCACCCAGATCGGCGACCAGGGCCTGACCATCGGCCGGACCGCCGCGCTGCTCTCCGGCCTGCCGAAGACCGTGCCCGGCTACGCCATCGACCGGATGTGCGCGGGCGCGATGACCGCGGTGACCACCGTGGCCGGGGGCATCGCGATGGGCGCGTACGACGTGGCCATCGCCGGTGGCGTCGAGCACATGGGGCGGCACCCGATGGGCGAGGGCGTGGACCCGAACCCGCGCATCCTCGCCGAGAAGCTGGTCGACCCGTCCGCCCTGGTGATGGGGGCCACCGCGGAGAACCTGCACGACCGGGTCCCGCACGTCACCAAGGAGCGCGCCGACGCGTTCGCGCTGGCCTCGCAGCAGAAGACCGCGAAGGCGTACGCCAACGGCAAACTCCAGCCGGACCTGGTCCCGGTCGCGATCCGCGACGAGGAGG encodes:
- the msrB gene encoding peptide-methionine (R)-S-oxide reductase MsrB, whose amino-acid sequence is MSLSESELPRTEDEWRVRLSPEEFRVLRQAGTERPWTGEYVDTKTPGVYHCRACGVELFSSDTKFDSHCGWPSFDDALPGAVKEIPDNTLGMRRTEIRCARCDSHLGHVFHGEGFTPKDTRHCVNSVSIRLEPREG
- a CDS encoding Prokaryotic metallothionein, translated to MATCEVCGNDYWMAFEVRTVSGDSHTFDSFECAVHKLAPVCEHCQLKIVGHGVEVSGRFFCSAHCARTVEGERAAAISDTVGARPG
- a CDS encoding lamin tail domain-containing protein; translation: MSTALTTGSWSSLSVSPPNLNGLGTEHVRWGTPAGSGQSGYVFRGGSVEVQTDGTEFTLGTYTHENFPIVGMPAQQFDVDLVVRVAFEDGTESDFSFRFHHNETPNNGPTPDDVVDLPTFVSPETVTIDGVEYGVVISGFKRGGQVVRTFVSPENGANSADIVAIFARAGRPDVVITTVRHRGDVKYTQADEYVEIVNRGTVAANISGWTLGADDAGQDFGFPPGTVLQPGQRIRIYTNQHHPEWGGFSYGSGRPIWNDKGDRAALRGPDGEVVSEYGYGSRASTP
- a CDS encoding GNAT family N-acetyltransferase, producing the protein MLPRTPVLRVSPFADLDTRTFHDLLKLRIDVFVVEQACAYPELDGRDVEPGTRHLWLAEDGVPVAYLRILADPGGVERIGRVVVAPAARGGGHAGRLMTEALAVVGHRPCVLEAQSHLVGFYARYGFSASGPEYVEDGIPHTPMRREATS
- the hemQ gene encoding hydrogen peroxide-dependent heme synthase; protein product: MTEQTEQTNAARLRELNDSIRYTMWSVFRATGPLPALRDNVVAEADALVEELAGKDVVVRGTYDVAGLRADADLMVWWHSSSSDDLQDAYGRFRRTALGRAMTPVWSQMALHRPAEFNKSHIPAFLAGEEARAYVCVYPFVRSYEWYLLPDAERRELLAEHGRMARGYPDVRANTVASFALGDYEWMLAFEADELHRIVDLMRDLRASRARRHVREEIPFYTGRRRSIADIVAALP
- the hemG gene encoding protoporphyrinogen oxidase, encoding MRRPWRIAVIGGGITGLAAAVRLRDRAPAGTDVTVYEQSGALGGKLRTSSLAGGPVEFGAESFLMRDPAGGESGAVALVRRLGLDAEIVHPTVGQAALAVDGGLRPIPGGTLVGVPGDLEKVATVAEPTAAADADGGEPLLGPDEDVAVGALVRARLGDQVVDRLVDPMLGGVYAGRADDLSLVTTMPALARAARVAHTLTGAVRAAQAAAPRAPGAPVFGALAGGMSRLVEAAATASGATIRLGATVRDLTPLGGRWRLTVGPTRDPESVEVDAVVLAVPARPAARLLAEVAPAVATRIGGLDYASVALVTLALPEPELPALSGFLVPGTEGLLIKAATFFTTKWGHLRRPDGVALVRASVGRYGEERQLQLSDADLVATVHRELSGVLGTALPTPLASHVQRWGGALPQYTPGHSDRVAAARTALRADHPTLALAGAGYDGVGIPVCVRSGETAAEEIISALGGPAT
- the hemE gene encoding uroporphyrinogen decarboxylase; this translates as MTTTTAGGAARDGDTRPSVGGAARTVDSPFVRACRRRPGPHTPVWFMRQAGRSLPEYREIRANVAMLESCRRPELVAEITLQPVHRHGVDAAILFSDIVVPVAAAGVDLDIVPGTGPVVAEPVRSRADVDRIRPITVDDVSYVDEAVRLLVAELGDTPLIGFAGAPFTLASYLVEGGPSRTHAKTKALMYGDPELWHALCGRLAEVTLAFLRVQVAAGVSAVQLFDSWAGALSEADYRRYVQPHSAKVLAGLADAGVPRIHFGVGTAELLTAMGEAGADVVGVDWRTPLDVATQRIGPDRAVQGNLDPCVLFAPWPVVEAEVRRILDEGRAAPGHVFNLGHGVLPETDPDVLTRVVALVHEVSARPVD
- a CDS encoding DUF3000 domain-containing protein is translated as MSPPIALPETFARAVAGLRSVATRPEIVMEEVGAPKRLAPFAFALSATVLRDDDEVATGRLILLHDPAGHEAWQGVLRLVSYVTADLESDLAADPLLPGVGWTWLTDALEAQDAGHRALGGTVTQTMSTRFGDLAGPPATGDIEIRASWTPLDDNLAPHLHAWCTLLASTAGLPPPGVTALADRRPATTG
- a CDS encoding trypsin-like peptidase domain-containing protein, with the translated sequence MTAGYGPQDSGPVGPAPGSGEQGSRPGPLPPRMEPPRTAVGGWPAPPAGAAPIPGQSPAGGGHPGVPAAGYAAAPAAVPAPRGTWPTAGEAGQPPAPPHPSAAGPSAPAPTTWSPGQPPAASGPAFPGTPYPGDARAGRQRSGWLPRAALLLALLLVLVSGVQAYQIHVLNDRLGDTRRDLATAQDRDGVRLDGVEQRTDELEKQAGTVFNPEDIAETVLRSVFRVRAGTSTGTAFAVGKPNSEGGANLFTNYHVVESLWTSGERQVFLERTDQRFPATIVKVDEENDVAHLRTAAKFTGLVTAATPVKSGQQIVVVGAPLGLTDSVTTGVVSAFRKAENGGGDMIQFDAPINPGNSGGPVINSAKQVVGIATAKARNAEGIGLAVPIKTACDGFDIC
- a CDS encoding ribonuclease D, coding for MTDEPPLRRRAAERRPGNEPQHPPPAAPEPTDAGTEATAEQPVPLTAPREGTPAPAATSAALAEVVARFAAGTGPVAIDAERASGYRYSQRAYLVQLRRAGAGTVLIDPLPLPDLSALDAVIGPAEWVLHAASQDLPCLAELGLRPRRLFDTELAARLAGFERVGLAALTEHLLGYTLEKHHSAADWSSRPLPESWLTYAALDVELLVDLRDALAAELERQGKQEWAAEEFAALVAAGARPPRVRAEPWRRTSGIHRLRGARAQARVRSLWYARDQIAARRDAAPGRVLPDSAIVAAAELDPKDEKTLLTLPGFGGRSVRRLARTWLAALEDARQLPEDALPVTPAVEGPPPPHRWAERDPVAAARLARCREVVVRIAGEHRLPPENLIAPDSIRRLAWTPPDEITEETVTETLRGFGARNWQLGLLVRELTAVLPTP
- a CDS encoding thiolase family protein translates to MPREVRDVVFVDGVRTPFGKAGGMYANTRADDLVIRCIRELLRRNPQLPPERVEEVAIAATTQIGDQGLTIGRTAALLSGLPKTVPGYAIDRMCAGAMTAVTTVAGGIAMGAYDVAIAGGVEHMGRHPMGEGVDPNPRILAEKLVDPSALVMGATAENLHDRVPHVTKERADAFALASQQKTAKAYANGKLQPDLVPVAIRDEEGGWGLATVDEAPRDTSLEKLATLKTPFRPHGKVTAGNAAGLNDGATASLIAAESTARELGLPVAMRLVSYGFVGVEPEVMGVGPIPSTEKALRIAGLGIEDIGLFELNEAFAVQVLAFLDHFGIADDDPRVNPWGGAIAIGHPLASSGVRLMTQLARQFAEHPEVRYGLTAMCIGIGMGGTVIWENPNWEGGDK